A region from the Clavibacter sp. A6099 genome encodes:
- a CDS encoding response regulator transcription factor — protein sequence MTRIMLVEDEASLSEPLAFLLQREGYEVDVVEDGPAAVASFDKDGADLILLDLMLPGLPGTEVCREIRTRSAVPIIMLTAKDSEVDIVVGLELGADDYVTKPYSTRELLARIRAVLRRRVEVDDEPLNVLEVGSVRMDVERHTVEVDGREIAMPLKEFELLELLLRNAGRVLTRGQLIDRVWGSDYFGDTKTLDVHIKRIRSKIEREPSDPVLLVTVRGLGYRFEA from the coding sequence GTGACACGCATCATGCTCGTCGAGGACGAGGCGTCGCTCAGCGAGCCGCTCGCCTTCCTGCTCCAGCGCGAGGGATACGAGGTGGACGTCGTCGAGGACGGTCCCGCCGCGGTGGCCTCGTTCGACAAGGACGGCGCCGACCTGATCCTGCTCGACCTCATGCTCCCCGGCCTCCCCGGCACCGAGGTGTGCCGGGAGATCCGCACGCGCTCGGCCGTGCCGATCATCATGCTCACCGCCAAGGACTCCGAGGTGGACATCGTGGTGGGCCTCGAGCTCGGCGCCGACGACTACGTCACGAAGCCGTACTCGACGCGCGAGCTGCTGGCGCGGATCCGCGCGGTGCTCCGCCGCCGCGTCGAGGTCGACGACGAGCCGCTGAACGTGCTCGAGGTCGGCTCCGTGCGCATGGACGTCGAGCGCCACACGGTCGAGGTCGACGGCCGCGAGATCGCGATGCCGCTGAAGGAGTTCGAGCTGCTCGAGCTCCTGCTGCGGAACGCCGGGCGCGTGCTCACGCGCGGCCAGCTCATCGACCGGGTGTGGGGATCCGACTACTTCGGCGACACGAAGACGCTCGACGTGCACATCAAGCGGATCCGCTCCAAGATCGAGCGCGAGCCGTCCGACCCCGTGCTCCTCGTCACCGTCCGCGGGCTGGGCTACCGCTTCGAGGCCTAG
- the ispD gene encoding 2-C-methyl-D-erythritol 4-phosphate cytidylyltransferase, which produces MSHDPVVPSAPATDGGATGGPRLGVVVVAAGSGTRLGAGMPKALVEVGGVTLLARSLASVLGLAEEAHVVVVAPDTHLDETAAVVDTVAGAARGSVAIVVGGATRQGSVRAGLAALSGSVDTVLVHDAARALTPTALFAAVAQAVRAEGAGVVPGLPVTDTVKRVDPAGECLGTVDRSDLVGVQTPQGFPRAALDAAYARAAAEHTDDAALFQASGGRVRVIPGDALAFKVTTAWDLRRAEELVARSEGAGSASRLRSGIGTDVHAVDPAQPLWLAGLHWPGEAGLAGHSDGDAVSHAMCDALLSAAGLGDIGGIFGTDDPELDGAHGEVFLRRTAELVRDAGYRVVNVAVQVMAVRPKLSPRRAEAERILSAAVGAPVSLAGTTTDGLGFTGRGDGVAAVATALVERL; this is translated from the coding sequence ATGAGCCACGACCCCGTCGTCCCGTCCGCCCCCGCGACCGATGGCGGCGCGACCGGCGGGCCCCGGCTGGGCGTCGTCGTGGTGGCCGCGGGAAGCGGCACGCGGCTCGGGGCCGGGATGCCGAAGGCGCTCGTGGAGGTCGGCGGCGTGACGCTGCTGGCCCGCTCCCTGGCGTCGGTCCTCGGCCTCGCGGAGGAGGCGCACGTCGTCGTCGTCGCGCCGGACACGCACCTGGACGAGACGGCTGCCGTCGTGGACACCGTCGCGGGCGCGGCACGCGGATCCGTGGCGATCGTGGTCGGGGGAGCGACCCGGCAGGGGTCCGTCCGGGCGGGCCTCGCCGCGCTCTCCGGATCCGTCGACACGGTCCTCGTGCACGACGCCGCCCGCGCGCTCACGCCCACCGCCCTCTTCGCCGCCGTGGCGCAGGCCGTCCGCGCGGAGGGCGCCGGCGTCGTCCCCGGCCTCCCCGTCACCGACACCGTGAAGCGCGTGGATCCGGCGGGGGAGTGCCTCGGCACCGTCGACCGCAGCGACCTGGTCGGCGTCCAGACCCCGCAGGGCTTCCCGCGGGCAGCGCTCGACGCCGCGTACGCCCGGGCCGCCGCCGAGCACACGGACGACGCGGCCCTGTTCCAGGCGTCGGGCGGGCGCGTCCGCGTGATCCCCGGCGACGCGCTCGCGTTCAAGGTCACCACCGCGTGGGACCTCCGGCGCGCGGAGGAGCTCGTCGCGCGCTCCGAGGGCGCGGGATCCGCCTCCCGCCTCCGCTCGGGCATCGGCACCGACGTCCACGCGGTCGACCCGGCCCAGCCGCTCTGGCTCGCGGGCCTGCACTGGCCGGGCGAGGCGGGGCTCGCCGGCCACAGCGACGGCGACGCGGTCAGCCACGCGATGTGCGACGCGCTCCTGTCCGCCGCGGGCCTCGGCGACATCGGCGGGATCTTCGGCACCGACGATCCGGAGCTCGACGGCGCGCACGGCGAGGTCTTCCTGCGGCGGACCGCGGAGCTCGTGCGCGACGCCGGCTACCGGGTCGTCAACGTCGCCGTGCAGGTCATGGCCGTGCGCCCGAAGCTGTCGCCGCGGCGGGCGGAGGCCGAGCGGATCCTCTCGGCCGCCGTCGGCGCGCCCGTCTCGCTCGCCGGCACGACCACCGACGGGCTCGGCTTCACAGGTCGCGGCGACGGCGTCGCCGCGGTCGCGACGGCCCTCGTCGAGCGCCTCTGA
- the cysS gene encoding cysteine--tRNA ligase: MTLRLHDSRTQSLRDFVPLVDGRVGIYVCGPTVQSAPHIGHLRSALAYDQLRRWLTHRGLDVTLVRNVTDIDDKVIDNARRGQEAGGTEEWWALAYRVELEFSRAYSALGILPPSYEPRATASIGEMQEIIRRLVERGHAYAADDASGDVYFDTASWPEYGELTRQRAADMEAAADADPRAKRDVRDFALWKGAKPGEPASASWPSPWGAGRPGWHIECSAMSTRYLGAEFDIHGGGLDLRFPHHENELAQSRAAGDPFARYWLHNGLVAVAGQKMSKSLGNSLFAADLLASARPVVVRYFLGSAHYRSTLEFHDGALAEAEAALDRIETFLDRSARRLAGTRFQAVPAATDGSPAAVPAEFAEAMDDDLSVPQALAVLHDAVRAGNAALDAGDLQEAASLRADVSAMVAVLGIDPLADEWRTASDQPARRALQALVEHRIAERQTAREARDFALADRIRQELAEAGITIEDSPGGSHWSIDGE, from the coding sequence GTGACCCTGCGCCTCCATGACTCCCGGACGCAGTCCCTGCGGGACTTCGTGCCGCTCGTCGACGGCAGGGTCGGCATCTACGTCTGCGGTCCCACCGTTCAGTCGGCGCCGCACATCGGCCACCTGAGGTCCGCGCTCGCGTACGACCAGCTGCGCCGCTGGCTCACCCACCGCGGGCTCGACGTGACGCTCGTGCGCAACGTCACCGACATCGACGACAAGGTCATCGACAACGCCCGCCGCGGCCAGGAGGCCGGCGGCACCGAGGAGTGGTGGGCGCTGGCCTACCGCGTCGAGCTCGAGTTCTCCCGCGCCTACTCGGCCCTCGGGATCCTCCCGCCCAGCTACGAGCCGCGCGCCACCGCGAGCATCGGGGAGATGCAGGAGATCATCCGGCGCCTCGTCGAGCGCGGCCACGCGTACGCGGCCGACGACGCTTCCGGCGACGTGTACTTCGACACCGCCTCCTGGCCCGAGTACGGAGAGCTCACGCGCCAGCGCGCCGCGGACATGGAGGCCGCCGCCGACGCGGATCCGCGCGCCAAGCGCGACGTCCGCGACTTCGCGCTCTGGAAGGGCGCGAAGCCGGGCGAGCCCGCGAGCGCTTCCTGGCCGTCCCCGTGGGGCGCCGGTCGCCCGGGCTGGCACATCGAGTGCTCGGCGATGTCCACGCGCTACCTCGGCGCCGAGTTCGACATCCACGGCGGCGGACTCGACCTCCGCTTCCCGCACCACGAGAACGAGCTCGCGCAGTCGCGGGCCGCGGGCGATCCGTTCGCCAGGTACTGGCTGCACAACGGCCTCGTCGCCGTCGCCGGCCAGAAGATGAGCAAGTCGCTCGGAAACTCGCTCTTCGCCGCCGACCTGCTCGCCTCCGCGAGGCCGGTCGTGGTCCGCTACTTCCTCGGATCCGCGCACTACCGCTCGACCCTCGAGTTCCACGACGGCGCGCTCGCCGAGGCCGAGGCCGCCCTCGACCGCATCGAGACCTTCCTCGACCGCAGCGCGCGCCGCCTCGCCGGCACGCGCTTCCAGGCCGTGCCCGCGGCGACGGACGGCTCGCCCGCCGCCGTGCCCGCCGAGTTCGCCGAGGCCATGGACGACGACCTGAGCGTCCCGCAGGCGCTCGCCGTGCTCCACGACGCCGTCCGCGCGGGCAACGCCGCCCTCGACGCCGGCGACCTCCAGGAGGCCGCGTCGCTGCGCGCGGACGTCTCCGCGATGGTGGCCGTGCTCGGGATCGACCCGCTGGCCGACGAGTGGCGCACCGCCTCCGACCAGCCCGCGCGCCGCGCGCTGCAGGCGCTGGTCGAGCACCGGATCGCCGAACGACAGACCGCGCGGGAGGCCAGGGACTTCGCCCTCGCCGACCGCATCAGACAGGAGCTGGCCGAGGCCGGCATCACGATAGAGGACTCGCCTGGCGGGTCGCATTGGAGCATCGATGGCGAATAA
- a CDS encoding phosphoglyceromutase, producing the protein MAEPRTLVLLRHGNSDWNQKNLFTGWVDVELSEQGVAEGQRAGELLAESGILPDVLHTSVLIRAIDTANIALKRAGRSWIPVQRTWRLNERHYGALQGKDKAQTLAEYGPEQFATWRRSFDVPPPPIADDDEYSQSADPRYADLGDALPRTECLKDVIERMLPYWESDIQPDLASGRTVLVTAHGNSLRALVKHLDGISDADIAELNIPTGIPLVYRLDEDYRPIVPGGEYLDPEAAAAGAAAVAAQGSRK; encoded by the coding sequence GCTGCTGCGTCACGGCAACAGCGACTGGAACCAGAAGAACCTGTTCACCGGATGGGTGGACGTCGAGCTGAGCGAGCAGGGCGTCGCGGAGGGCCAGCGCGCCGGCGAGCTCCTCGCCGAGTCCGGCATCCTCCCCGACGTGCTGCACACCTCCGTGCTCATCCGCGCCATCGACACCGCCAACATCGCGCTCAAGCGCGCCGGCCGCTCCTGGATCCCCGTCCAGCGCACGTGGCGCCTCAACGAGCGCCACTACGGCGCGCTGCAGGGCAAGGACAAGGCGCAGACCCTCGCCGAGTACGGCCCCGAGCAGTTCGCCACCTGGCGCCGCTCGTTCGACGTGCCGCCGCCCCCCATCGCCGACGACGACGAGTACTCGCAGTCGGCCGACCCGCGCTACGCCGACCTCGGCGACGCGCTGCCGCGCACGGAGTGCCTCAAGGACGTCATCGAGCGGATGCTGCCCTACTGGGAGTCCGACATCCAGCCCGACCTCGCCTCCGGTCGCACGGTGCTCGTCACGGCGCACGGCAACTCGCTGCGCGCGCTCGTGAAGCACCTCGACGGCATCTCGGACGCGGACATCGCCGAGCTCAACATCCCCACCGGCATCCCGCTCGTGTACCGCCTCGACGAGGACTACCGCCCGATCGTCCCCGGCGGCGAGTACCTCGACCCGGAGGCGGCCGCCGCAGGCGCCGCGGCCGTGGCCGCGCAGGGCTCCAGGAAGTAG
- a CDS encoding sensor histidine kinase, producing MDTGALVLVCLLIGLAVGAGFVWLLNHAADRGDRAVEITNPVVPDGVDQVLEALESAGIVLDPSNNVMKASPGAISSGLVFHQALVHPELVSMVDRVRRSGEPLAEEVSLARGPFGAAEFQMHVRVARLGTRYVLLLAQDRTESHRLDQVRRDFVANISHELKTPIGAVGLLAEALDSCADDAVQVRRFAARLTTESARLARITQEIIELSRLEAANALEKAEPVDVDHVISVALDQVRLGAELRGIELARGKRSRSTVYGDEALLVVAVHNLLSNAVNYSPDGSRVGIGVMVDDGAVEVVVTDQGIGIPEDEQGRIFERFFRVDQARARDTGGTGLGLSIVKHVVQNHGGDVRVWSRPGRGSTFTIRLPEASQTPALAGTDIGEPT from the coding sequence ATGGACACCGGTGCGTTGGTGCTCGTCTGCCTCCTCATCGGATTGGCGGTCGGCGCGGGATTCGTGTGGCTGCTGAACCACGCGGCGGACCGCGGCGACCGCGCCGTCGAGATCACGAACCCGGTCGTCCCCGACGGCGTGGACCAGGTGCTCGAGGCGCTCGAGTCGGCGGGCATCGTGCTCGACCCCTCCAACAACGTGATGAAGGCGTCGCCCGGCGCCATCTCCTCCGGCCTCGTCTTCCACCAGGCGCTCGTCCACCCCGAGCTCGTCTCCATGGTCGACCGCGTGCGCCGGTCCGGCGAGCCCCTCGCCGAGGAGGTGTCGCTCGCGCGCGGCCCCTTCGGCGCGGCCGAGTTCCAGATGCACGTCCGCGTCGCCCGCCTCGGCACCCGCTACGTGCTCCTCCTCGCGCAGGACCGCACCGAGTCGCACCGCCTCGACCAGGTGCGGCGCGACTTCGTGGCGAACATCAGCCACGAGCTCAAGACGCCCATCGGCGCGGTCGGGCTCCTCGCCGAGGCGCTCGACTCGTGCGCCGACGACGCCGTGCAGGTGCGGCGGTTCGCCGCCCGGCTGACCACGGAGTCGGCCCGGCTCGCGCGCATCACGCAGGAGATCATCGAGCTCTCGCGGCTCGAGGCGGCCAACGCGCTGGAGAAGGCGGAGCCCGTCGACGTCGACCACGTCATCAGCGTCGCGCTCGACCAGGTGCGGCTCGGCGCGGAGCTCCGCGGCATCGAGCTCGCCCGGGGCAAGCGGTCGCGCTCGACCGTCTACGGCGACGAGGCCCTGCTCGTCGTGGCCGTGCACAACCTGCTGAGCAACGCGGTCAACTACTCGCCGGACGGGTCGCGCGTCGGCATCGGCGTCATGGTCGACGACGGCGCCGTCGAGGTCGTGGTCACCGACCAGGGCATCGGGATCCCCGAGGACGAGCAGGGCCGGATCTTCGAGCGCTTCTTCCGCGTGGACCAGGCTCGCGCCCGCGACACCGGCGGGACGGGACTCGGGCTCAGCATCGTCAAGCACGTCGTGCAGAATCATGGCGGCGACGTGCGGGTCTGGTCCCGTCCCGGCCGCGGCTCGACCTTCACCATCCGCCTCCCCGAGGCATCGCAGACTCCGGCGCTCGCCGGTACGGACATCGGAGAACCCACGTGA
- the phoU gene encoding phosphate signaling complex protein PhoU — protein MREVFQQELHEVQERLIEISALVAISIENATRAFNESNVSLAETVIEQDRRIDELATSLDELAINILARQQPVARDLRIVVSALRISASLERMGDLAEHIAQLSRYRFPDKVVPKSLRPTFLELGQLDVAIARKLTDLLTTEDPKLAEEIRNDDDRIDELHLSVFDKVLGETWKGAAVDTVDSTLASRYHERFADHAVSIAKTVQYLATGDWVQADA, from the coding sequence ATGCGCGAAGTGTTCCAGCAGGAGCTCCACGAGGTCCAGGAGCGTCTCATCGAGATCTCCGCGCTCGTCGCCATCTCCATCGAGAACGCGACCCGCGCGTTCAACGAGTCGAACGTCAGCCTCGCCGAGACGGTCATCGAGCAGGACCGCCGGATCGACGAGCTCGCCACGAGCCTCGACGAGCTCGCGATCAACATCCTCGCCCGCCAGCAGCCGGTGGCCCGCGACCTGCGCATCGTCGTGAGCGCGCTCCGCATCAGCGCGTCGCTCGAGCGCATGGGCGACCTCGCCGAGCACATCGCGCAGCTGTCGCGCTACCGCTTCCCGGACAAGGTGGTCCCGAAGTCCCTCCGCCCGACGTTCCTCGAGCTCGGCCAGCTCGACGTCGCGATCGCCCGCAAGCTGACGGACCTCCTCACCACCGAGGACCCGAAGCTCGCCGAGGAGATCCGCAACGACGACGACCGCATCGACGAGCTGCACCTCAGCGTCTTCGACAAGGTGCTCGGCGAGACCTGGAAGGGCGCGGCCGTCGACACGGTCGACTCCACGCTCGCCAGCCGCTACCACGAGCGCTTCGCCGACCACGCGGTGTCCATCGCGAAGACCGTGCAGTACCTCGCGACCGGCGACTGGGTGCAGGCCGACGCCTGA
- a CDS encoding CarD family transcriptional regulator: MLFEVGETVVYPHHGAATIIEVKKRIIRGEEKLYLKLDVNQGGLQIEVPAENVDMVGVRDVIGREGVESVFAVLRAEFTEEPTNWSRRYKANLEKLASGDVLKVAEVVRDLWRRNQDRGLSAGEKSMLQKARGILVGELALAEKTDEEHASTLLDEVLAS, encoded by the coding sequence ATGCTCTTCGAGGTCGGCGAGACCGTCGTGTACCCGCATCACGGGGCGGCGACCATCATCGAGGTGAAGAAGCGCATCATCCGCGGCGAGGAGAAGCTGTACCTGAAGCTCGACGTCAACCAGGGCGGCCTCCAGATCGAGGTGCCCGCGGAGAACGTCGACATGGTCGGCGTCCGCGACGTCATCGGGCGCGAGGGCGTGGAGAGCGTCTTCGCGGTGCTCCGCGCCGAGTTCACCGAGGAGCCCACCAACTGGTCCAGGCGCTACAAGGCGAACCTCGAGAAGCTCGCCTCGGGCGACGTGCTGAAGGTGGCCGAGGTCGTGCGCGACCTGTGGCGTCGCAACCAGGACCGCGGCCTGTCCGCGGGCGAGAAGAGCATGCTGCAGAAGGCCCGCGGGATCCTCGTGGGGGAGCTGGCCCTCGCGGAGAAGACGGACGAGGAGCACGCGTCCACGCTGCTCGACGAGGTCCTCGCCTCCTGA
- the rlmB gene encoding 23S rRNA (guanosine(2251)-2'-O)-methyltransferase RlmB, whose protein sequence is MANKPSRSGAVRKTKKGPLKGSGGQGRQALEGKKPTPKAEDRPYHPAGKRKLAKDRYEAASAGANRGRDERAERSPAPRSAAPRARATDRPAGADAPRARRAKQQDESEVVTGRNSVVEALRAKIPATALYIASRIEYDDRVKEVLSLATGRGIPVLEVMRPELDRIAGHDAVHQGLALKVPPYEYADAIELLDKTISRGQLPLLVALDGITDPRNLGAIIRSVAAFGGHGVIVPQRRSVGLTASAWKTSAGAAARTPVAMASNLTQTLKALKQRGVFVVGLDGGGDMSLHEFTLADRPIVVVVGSEGKGLSRLVTETCDTVVSIPIGASTESLNAGIAASVTLYEIGKLRAAKRK, encoded by the coding sequence ATGGCGAATAAGCCCAGCCGCTCAGGCGCGGTACGGAAGACCAAGAAGGGCCCGCTCAAGGGTTCCGGAGGGCAGGGCAGGCAGGCCCTCGAGGGCAAGAAGCCCACGCCCAAGGCCGAGGACCGGCCGTACCACCCCGCCGGGAAGCGCAAGCTCGCGAAGGATCGCTACGAGGCGGCGTCCGCGGGCGCCAACCGCGGCCGTGACGAGCGCGCCGAGCGCTCGCCCGCACCCCGGTCCGCGGCCCCGCGCGCCCGCGCGACCGACCGGCCCGCCGGGGCCGACGCCCCGCGCGCCCGACGCGCGAAGCAGCAGGACGAGTCCGAGGTCGTCACCGGTCGCAACTCGGTCGTCGAGGCGCTCCGGGCGAAGATCCCCGCGACCGCGCTCTACATCGCCTCGCGCATCGAGTACGACGACCGCGTCAAGGAGGTGCTGTCGCTCGCCACCGGGCGCGGGATCCCCGTGCTCGAGGTCATGCGCCCCGAGCTCGACCGGATCGCCGGCCACGACGCCGTCCACCAGGGCCTGGCTCTCAAGGTGCCGCCGTACGAGTACGCGGACGCCATCGAGCTGCTCGACAAGACCATCTCGCGCGGCCAGCTGCCGCTCCTGGTGGCGCTCGACGGGATCACCGACCCGCGCAACCTCGGGGCGATCATCCGCTCGGTCGCCGCGTTCGGCGGCCACGGCGTGATCGTGCCGCAGCGTCGCTCGGTCGGCCTCACCGCCAGCGCGTGGAAGACCTCGGCCGGTGCCGCGGCGCGCACGCCCGTCGCCATGGCGTCGAACCTCACCCAGACGCTGAAGGCGCTCAAGCAGCGCGGCGTCTTCGTGGTCGGCCTCGACGGCGGCGGCGACATGTCGCTGCACGAGTTCACGCTCGCCGACCGGCCGATCGTGGTCGTCGTCGGATCCGAGGGCAAGGGCCTCTCGCGCCTCGTCACCGAGACCTGCGACACCGTCGTCTCCATCCCGATCGGGGCCTCCACCGAGTCCCTCAACGCCGGCATCGCCGCGAGCGTCACGCTCTACGAGATCGGCAAGCTGCGCGCCGCGAAGCGGAAGTAG